A window of the Falco rusticolus isolate bFalRus1 chromosome 1, bFalRus1.pri, whole genome shotgun sequence genome harbors these coding sequences:
- the ATOH1 gene encoding protein atonal homolog 1, whose product MSLPRAAWAEGGREPGAAGPGAGAAGPGSEAGGCGFAPGWLGVCCAARLPAASPRYLLPAEEEEAAEGGAARGGGSGPGGARGAAAGGGRPRGGGGGPGLRAQVSGVQKQRRLAANARERRRMHGLNHAFDQLRNVIPSFNNDKKLSKYETLQMAQIYISALAELLHSPDAPPDAPGKAEHRGAPFEPPCAAGAGPPPGPPPPPPPGPPRASPPGHGRTRFPPPPAAGGYAVQLDPLHFPAFAEGALMGQRAPSPALLMPQPGQPPQERSKTSPRSHRSDGEFSPRSHYSDSDEAS is encoded by the coding sequence ATGAGCCTGCCGCGCGCCGCGTGGGCCGAGGGCGGCCGGgagccgggggcggcggggccgggggcgggggcggcggggccggggtcgGAGGCGGGCGGCTGCGGCTTCGCCCCGGGCTGGCTGGGCGTGTGCTGCGCCGCGCGCCTGCCCGCCGCCTCGCCCCGCTACCTGCTGCCcgccgaggaggaggaggcggcggagggcggcgcggcgcggggcggcgggagcggccccggcggggcgcggggcgcggcggcgggcggcgggcggccgcggggcggcggcggcgggcccggcctgCGGGCGCAGGTGAGCGGCGTGCAGAAGCAGCGGCGGCTGGCGGCCAACgcgcgggagcggcggcggaTGCACGGGCTGAACCACGCCTTCGACCAGCTGCGCAATGTCATCCCCTCCTTCAACAACGACAAGAAGCTCTCCAAGTACGAGACGCTGCAGATGGCGCAGATCTACATCAGCGCCCTGGCcgagctgctgcacagccccgACGCACCCCCCGACGCCCCCGGCAAGGCCGAGCACCGCGGGGCTCCCTTCGAGCCGCCCTgcgccgccggggccggcccgccgccggggccgccgccgccgccgccgccggggccgccgaGAGCCTCGCCCCCCGGGCACGGCAGGACTCGcttccccccgccgccggccgcggggGGCTACGCGGTGCAACTAGACCCGCTGCACTTCCCAGCCTTCGCGGAGGGCGCCCTGATGGGACAGAGAGCCCCTTCCCCCGCCCTCCTCATgccgcagcccgggcagccgccgcaggAGAGGAGCAAAACGTCGCCTCGGTCCCACAGGAGCGACGGGGAGTTCTCGCCCCGTTCCCACTACAGCGACTCGGACGAGGCCAGCTAG